The Salvia miltiorrhiza cultivar Shanhuang (shh) chromosome 1, IMPLAD_Smil_shh, whole genome shotgun sequence genome has a window encoding:
- the LOC131019668 gene encoding leucine-rich repeat receptor-like protein kinase PEPR2 translates to MLPFLFFCYVLLLVPIPSASQPQAALQLLRFRNSLPEASKSLLQWNQTTSSSAHCTWPGVSCYSNETDFRVERLKLTGFGLTGVLEESFPYLCELPDLILVDLQGNNFSGSVPAVLGNCSHLNHVNLKSNNLSGPIPPHLFKPGKLIALNLGRNKLSGTIPPEVGLCRRLEYLSLEENSFTGGIPTELFTISSLIYLSLNLNKLNGSLPDLPSPCSLVELQLTENSFHGGLPSSIRNCHDLQVLIASFNHLGGVMQQDIFKGLTQLKTLFLSGNNFQGQIPMSLWSLRNLTTLVLRRNGFNGSIPEDIRQCDQLTHLDLSDNVLTGPIPAAISYLRSLEIMNLYNNTLDGPLPPGIGNCTSLLEVVLRENRLSGILPPEICGLRSLEFLMLNYNQIEGPIPYCIGSLISLTVFSVYSNRMTGTIPGGITKLTNLTDLVLAQNNFEGEIPSDLGKNMIPGLGILDLTGNQFTGAIPRAACTGNRLLRFTLGDNKFSGGFPTEIIKCKSLYRLFLYNNRLEGSIPNDIGNSSSIAHFDIRGNLFEGTIPTVFGSWSNLSLIYLSENKFSGSIPREFGELQNLVEMNISSNRLTGEIPPELSRYPRIDKLDLSKNELAGGVPSGILSSSTLTVIRLQDNKLTGVVPDAFGSSQKLQVLQLGNNLLEGHFPCSLSRIENFNYLNLSTNKISGEIPRCIGDLDMLEILDISSNNFSGEIPSAATDNMRTLHFLNISNNQLSGQIPAVWAKVLALHPWTFVGNPELCSATTESDNCARHKKSQPRGLVLAGIITGSFFLMAGLLVAIYVLVARVWNCTPSSPEQELPYNQSRNEDLPEDLNFVDILRGTEGWSDKHVIGRGKHGTVYRAESVKSKKQWAIKKVDLAESKFNSEMRILSTVRHRNILRMGGYSIRNGYGCIVTEYMPEGTLYHLLHKRLPRVALTWEQRCRIALGVAQGLSYLHHDCVPQIIHRDIKSDNILLDFEFEPKIADFGTAKLDSDVDEDQTASTIVGTLGYVAPENAYSSRLTDKCDVYSYGIILLELLCRKLPVDPSFDEGLDIVSWVRTTLHDYNHHLGFLDEEIMHWESKHQQEALVMLDLALQCTEMVPDNRPSMRDVVSSLIKFQRKIEVNVRIHSTRDT, encoded by the exons ATGTTACCATTTCTGTTTTTTTGTTATGTTCTGCTCCTTGTCCCAATCCCATCTGCTTCGCAGCCTCAAGCTGCGCTGCAGCTTCTCCGCTTTCGAAACAGTCTGCCGGAGGCCTCAAAATCTCTCCTGCAATGGAACCAAACCACCTCATCCTCTGCTCACTGCACCTGGCCTGGTGTTTCTTGCTACTCAAACGAAACAGATTTTCGTGTGGAGAGGTTGAAGCTAACGGGCTTCGGCCTCACTGGGGTTCTAGAGGAATCGTTTCCATATTTATGTGAGCTTCCTGATCTCATCCTTGTTGATCTCCAAGGCAACAACTTCAGTGGAAGCGTTCCTGCTGTGCTTGGAAACTGCAGTCACCTCAACCATGTTAATCTCAAAAGCAATAACTTGTCAGGCCCAATTCCACCTCATCTTTTCAAACCAGGGAAGCTTATAGCGCTCAACTTGGGCCGCAACAAACTATCCGGTACCATTCCACCTGAGGTAGGCCTCTGCAGACGTCTTGAATATCTCTCATTGGAAGAAAATTCGTTCACCGGTGGGATTCCAACTGAACTGTTTACTATTTCGAGCTTGATTTATCTTTCCTTGAATCTGAATAAGTTAAATGGAAGCTTGCCTGATTTGCCATCGCCATGCTCGCTTGTTGAACTCCAACTAACTGAAAATTCATTCCATGGCGGCTTGCCGTCTTCCATACGCAACTGTCATGATCTCCAAGTCCTGATTGCATCTTTTAACCATCTTGGAGGTGTAATGCAGCAGGATATCTTCAAGGGCCTGACGCAACTTAAAACACTGTTCCTTTCTGGAAACAACTTTCAAGGGCAAATTCCTATGTCCTTGTGGAGTCTCAGAAATTTGACGACCCTCGTGCTTCGGAGAAACGGCTTCAATGGGAGCATTCCTGAAGATATCAGGCAATGCGATCAGCTCACTCACCTCGACTTATCGGACAACGTCTTGACTGGGCCTATTCCAGCTGCAATTTCGTATCTCAGAAGCCTGGAAATCATGAATCTCTATAATAACACGCTCGATGGTCCTCTACCTCCAGGAATCGGAAACTGCACTTCTCTGCTGGAAGTTGTATTACGCGAAAACAGACTCAGTGGAATTCTTCCTCCTGAGATTTGTGGTCTCCGGAGTTTGGAGTTTCTGATGCTGAATTACAATCAGATTGAGGGTCCTATACCATATTGTATAGGCAGTTTGATCTCTCTTACAGTGTTCAGCGTCTACAGTAATAGAATGACAGGCACAATACCGGGTGGAATAACCAAGTTGACGAACCTTACAGATCTTGTTTTGGCTCAAAACAACTTTGAAGGGGAGATTCCATCAGATTTGGGCAAGAATATGATTCCTGGCTTAGGTATCTTGGATCTTACAGGAAATCAGTTCACGGGAGCAATTCCACGTGCTGCATGTACTGGCAACCGCCTTCTACGTTTCACCCTCGGCGACAACAAATTTTCTGGCGGTTTCCCCACAGAAATCATCAAATGTAAGTCTCTGTACAGGTTGTTTCTCTACAACAATCGTTTGGAAGGAAGCATACCGAATGACATAGGAAATTCTTCGAGCATTGCACATTTTGATATTCGAGGAAACTTATTTGAAGGAACTATCCCAACAGTGTTTGGTTCCTGGAGCAATCTTTCATTGATTTATCTTTCAGAGAATAAGTTTTCAGGCTCAATACCTCGGGAATTTGGGGAGCTCCAAAATCTTGTAGAAATGAATATTTCTTCAAACAGATTAACAGGAGAAATTCCGCCCGAGCTGAGTCGTTACCCAAGAATAGACAAACTAGACCTCAGCAAGAATGAACTTGCGGGAGGTGTCCCGTCAGGGATCCTTTCTTCATCAACGCTGACAGTCATTCGGCTTCAAGACAACAAATTGACGGGTGTGGTTCCCGATGCCTTTGGGAGTAGCCAAAAACTGCAAGTGCTGCAGCTTGGGAACAATTTGCTTGAAGGCCATTTTCCTTGCAGTCTGAGTAGAATTGAAAACTTCAATTATCTGAACCTCAGTACAAACAAGATTTCTGGGGAAATACCCAGATGCATTGGCGATCTTGATATGTTGGAGATTCTTGATATCTCAAGCAACAATTTCTCAGGCGAGATACCATCAGCCGCCACTGACAATATGAGAACACTTCATTTTCTGAACATATCAAATAATCAACTCTCCGGCCAAATCCCAGCAGTTTGGGCCAAGGTGTTGGCTTTGCATCCCTGGACGTTTGTCGGAAATCCCGAACTCTGCTCAGCAACCACAGAGAGCGACAACTGTGCAAGACACAAGAAATCACAACCACGAGGCTTAGTCCTTGCTGGTATAATAACAGGATCATTTTTCTTGATGGCAGGCCTTCTTGTTGCCATATACGTGTTAGTAGCCCGTGTTTGGAACTGTACCCCATCATCTCCTGAACAGGAACTGCCGTACAATCAGTCAAGGAACGAAGATTTACCAGAAGATCTCAACTTTGTGGACATTCTTCGTGGAACCGAAGGTTGGAGTGATAAACATGTGATTGGAAGAGGCAAGCATGGAACTGTTTATAGAGCAGAATCAGTGAAATCAAAAAAGCAGTGGGCAATTAAGAAGGTGGATCTAGCTGAGTCAAAATTCAACTCGGAGATGAGAATTTTGAGCACAGTCAGACACAGAAATATACTTAGAATGGGAGGATACAGCATCAGAAATGGATATGGATGCATAGTTACAGAATACATGCCTGAGGGTACTCTTTATCATTTACTGCACAAGAGATTACCTCGGGTAGCTTTGACCTGGGAGCAGCGATGCCGTATTGCTCTTGGAGTAGCTCAAGGTTTGTCGTATCTTCACCATGACTGTGTGCCTCAAATCATTCACAGAGACATAAAATCAGACAACATACTGTTGGACTTTGAATTTGAACCGAAGATTGCAGATTTTGGGACAGCAAAATTGGATTCTGATGTTGATGAAGACCAAACAGCTTCTACAATTGTTGGAACACTTGGCTATGTAGCACCTG AGAATGCATATTCATCAAGGCTGACAGACAAATGTGATGTATACAGCTACGGAATAATTCTGCTGGAGCTTCTTTGCAGAAAATTACCAGTGGATCCCAGCTTTGACGAGGGCTTAGATATCGTCTCCTGGGTAAGGACGACACTACATGATTACAACCATCACTTGGGTTTCTTGGATGAAGAAATCATGCACTGGGAGAGCAAGCACCAGCAAGAAGCACTGGTGATGCTGGATCTTGCTTTACAATGCACTGAAATGGTTCCAGATAATAGGCCCTCAATGAGAGATGTAGTGAGTTCACTTATTAAATTTCAGAGAAAAATTGAGGTGAATGTGAGAATTCATTCAACCAGGGACACATAG
- the LOC131019716 gene encoding uncharacterized protein LOC131019716, with the protein MPPLPLLHNFHRDPFRAAAIGISTDTITTAKFIQFQFSSPLNFRGKALIATAVSGRVNGDHPSTVAFSLMQDKSSLEGAASVMSLLESFSDSGSLLTISSTHLGELKNLKCRYSDRKI; encoded by the exons ATGCCTCCACTTCCACTTCTTCACAACTTCCACCGCGATCCTTTTCGCGCCGCAGCTATCGGAATCTCCACCGACACCATCACGACTGCtaaatttattcaatttcagTTCAGCTCTCCTCTCAATTTCCGCGGCAAAGCTTTGATAGCAACGGCTGTTTCCGGACGCGTGAACGGCGATCATCCGTCTACAGTTGCATTTTC GTTGATGCAGGACAAATCCTCTCTGGAGGGAGCTGCCTCGGTAATGTCACTGCTGGAATCTTTTTCTGATTCTGGGTCCTTGTTGACAATTTCATCTACACATCTTGGAGAACTCAAAAATCTTAAGTGCAG GTATTCAGATAGAAAAATCTAA
- the LOC131019705 gene encoding leucine-rich repeat receptor-like protein kinase PEPR2, whose product MFVLFLGYILLLVPIPSASQPPAALQLLRFRNSLPETSRSLLQWNQTTSASAHCSWPGVTCYSNKTDFRVQSLIVPQLGLTGVLEDSFPYLCQISDLITVDLSANNFSGSVPAVVGNCGQLIEVFLYNNNLSGPIPPDVFRPGQLQRLDLGRNKLSGTIPPEVGQCKSLIYLGLDYNLLNGGIPSELFSITNLTNLYLSSNYFLNGTLPDFPSACSLVELQLPENSFHGPLPPSIRNCHDLQVLNASFNHLGGVIEQDIFKGLTQLRRLYLAGNNFEGQIPMSLWSLRNLTRLVLGGNRFNGSIPEEIKQCEKLTRLDLSLNTLTGPIPASVSYLKNLVFMYLYNNTLSGPIPSGIGNCTSLVEVAFRFNEISGILPPEICGLRSLEILMLNYNQIEGPIPQCIDRLLSLKVFSIYSNRMTGRIPAGITKLTNLTDLVLAQNNFEGEIPSDLGKNNVPGLGILDLTGNQFTGEIPGAACSGNRLLRFTLGDNKFTGGFPTEIIKCKSLYRLFLYNNRLEGSIPNDIGNSSSIAHFDIRGNLFEGTIPTAFGSWSNLSLIDLSENKFSGSIPQEFGELQNLVEMNVSSNRLTGEIPPELSRCPRIDKLDLSKNELAGGVPSEILSSSTLAIIRLQDNKLTAVIPDAFVSSQKLLELQLGNNLLEGPFPCSLSRIENFNYLNLSTNKISGEIPRCIGDLDMLEILDISSNNFSGEIPSATDNMRSLFFLNISYNQLAGQIPAVWAKALESHPGTSLGNPRLCSASTKSGHCGSHKKSHPEGLVLAGIITGSFFLTACLLAAMYALVTRFWHRTPSSPHQALLYHQSSNEELPEDLKFMDILRGTEGWSDKHVIGRGKHGTVYRAESVKSKKQWAIKKVDLTESKFNSEMRILNLVRHRNILRMGGYSIRNGYGYIVTEYMTEGTLYHLLHKRLPRVALTWEQRCRIALGIAQGLSYLHHDCVPPIIHRDIKTDNILLDSDFEPKIGDFGAAKLDSDVDEDQTASVIVGTLGYIAPENAYATKLTDKCDVYSYGVILLELLCRKLPVDPSFDEGLDIVSWVRTTLHGYNHHFGFFDEEIKYWESEERQEALVMVDLALQCTEMNPDIRPSMRDVVSSLLKFRSKFESV is encoded by the exons ATGTTTGTTCTGTTTCTTGGGTATATTCTGCTTCTTGTCCCGATCCCATCTGCTTCGCAGCCTCCAGCTGCGCTGCAGCTTCTCCGATTTCGAAACAGTCTGCCGGAGACTTCAAGATCTCTCCTGCAATGGAACCAAACCACCTCAGCTTCTGCTCACTGCAGCTGGCCTGGTGTTACTTGCTACTCAAATAAAACAGATTTTCGTGTCCAATCACTGATTGTACCTCAACTCGGCCTCACCGGGGTTCTAGAGGATTCGTTTCCATATTTGTGTCAGATTTCTGATCTCATCACTGTTGATCTCAGCGCCAACAATTTCAGTGGAAGCGTTCCTGCAGTGGTTGGAAACTGCGGTCAGCTCATTGAGGTTTTCCTCTACAACAATAACCTGTCTGGGCCAATTCCACCTGATGTTTTCAGACCGGGGCAGCTTCAACGGCTCGACCTGGGCCGCAACAAACTATCTGGCACGATTCCACCTGAGGTAGGCCAATGCAAAAGCCTTATCTATCTCGGATTGGATTATAATTTGTTAAATGGTGGAATTCCAAGTGAGCTGTTCTCTATAACGAATCTGACTAATCTTTACTTGAGTTCGAATTATTTTTTAAACGGTACCTTGCCTGATTTTCCATCGGCATGCTCGCTTGTTGAACTCCAACTGCCTGAAAATTCATTCCATGGCCCCTTGCCACCTTCCATACGCAACTGTCATGATCTCCAAGTTCTCAATGCATCTTTTAACCATCTTGGAGGAGTAATAGAGCAGGATATCTTCAAGGGCCTGACACAACTTAGAAGACTGTACCTTGCTGGAAACAACTTTGAAGGGCAAATTCCTATGTCCCTGTGGAGTCTCAGGAATTTAACAAGGCTTGTACTTGGGGGAAACAGGTTCAATGGGAGCATTCCTGAAGAAATCAAGCAATGCGAAAAGCTTACTCGCCTCGACTTATCTCTCAACACCTTGACTGGTCCTATTCCAGCTTCGGTTTCTTATCTTAAGAACTTGGTATTCATGTATCTCTATAATAATACGCTCAGTGGTCCTATACCTTCAGGAATAGGAAACTGCACTTCTCTGGTCGAAGTTGCATTTCGTTTTAACGAAATCAGTGGAATTCTTCCTCCTGAGATTTGTGGTCTCCGGAGTTTAGAGATTCTCATGCTGAATTACAATCAGATTGAGGGTCCTATACCACAGTGTATTGACAGATTGCTCTCTCTTAAAGTGTTCAGCATCTACAGTAATAGAATGACAGGAAGAATACCGGCTGGAATTACCAAGTTGACAAACCTTACAGATCTTGTTTTGGCTCAAAACAACTTTGAAGGGGAGATTCCATCAGATTTGGGCAAGAATAATGTTCCCGGTTTAGGTATTTTGGATCTTACAGGAAATCAGTTTACGGGAGAAATTCCAGGTGCTGCATGTTCTGGCAACCGCCTTCTGCGTTTCACCCTTGGTGACAACAAATTTACTGGTGGTTTCCCCACAGAAATTATCAAATGTAAGTCTCTGTACAGGTTGTTTCTCTACAACAATCGTTTGGAAGGTAGCATACCGAATGACATAGGAAATTCTTCGAGCATTGCACATTTTGATATTCGAGGAAACTTATTTGAAGGAACCATCCCAACAGCATTTGGTTCCTGGAGCAATCTTTCATTGATTGATCTTTCAGAGAATAAGTTTTCAGGCTCAATACCTCAGGAATTTGGGGAGCTTCAAAATCTTGTAGAAATGAATGTTTCTTCAAACAGACTGACAGGAGAAATTCCTCCCGAGCTGAGTCGTTGTCCAAGAATAGACAAACTAGACCTCAGCAAGAATGAACTTGCGGGAGGTGTCCCATCTGAGATCCTTTCTTCATCAACACTGGCAATCATTCGGCTTCAAGACAACAAATTGACCGCCGTGATTCCTGACGCTTTTGTGAGTAGCCAAAAACTGCTAGAGCTGCAGCTTGGGAACAATTTGCTTGAGGGTCCTTTTCCTTGCAGTCTGAGTAGAATCGAAAACTTCAATTATCTGAACCTCAGTACAAACAAGATTTCTGGGGAAATACCCAGATGCATTGGCGATCTTGATATGTTGGAGATTCTTGATATCTCAAGCAACAATTTCTCAGGCGAGATACCATCAGCCACAGACAATATGAGATCACTTTTTTTTCTGAACATATCGTATAATCAACTCGCAGGCCAAATTCCAGCTGTTTGGGCGAAGGCATTGGAGTCGCATCCCGGAACATCTCTCGGAAATCCAAGACTCTGCTCAGCATCCACAAAAAGTGGCCACTGTGGAAGTCACAAGAAATCACATCCAGAAGGCTTAGTCCTTGCTGGTATAATAACCGGATCATTTTTCTTGACAGCATGCCTTCTTGCTGCCATGTACGCGCTAGTAACTCGATTTTGGCACCGTACCCCATCATCTCCTCATCAGGCACTGCTGTACCATCAATCAAGCAATGAAGAGTTACCAGAAGATCTGAAATTTATGGACATTCTTCGTGGAACCGAAGGTTGGAGTGATAAACATGTGATTGGAAGAGGCAAGCATGGAACTGTTTATAGGGCAGAATCAGTGAAATCAAAAAAACAGTGGGCAATTAAGAAGGTGGATCTAACTGAGTCAAAATTCAACTCAGAGATGAGAATTTTGAACCTAGTCAGGCACAGAAATATACTTAGAATGGGAGGATACAGCATCAGAAATGGATATGGATACATAGTTACAGAATACATGACTGAGGGTACTCTTTATCATCTATTGCACAAGAGATTACCTCGGGTAGCTTTGACCTGGGAGCAGCGATGTCGTATCGCTCTTGGAATAGCTCAAGGTTTGTCGTATCTTCACCATGACTGTGTGCCTCCAATCATTCACAGAGACATAAAGACAGACAACATACTGTTGGATTCTGATTTTGAACCGAAGATTGGAGATTTCGGGGCAGCAAAATTGGATTCCGATGTCGATGAAGACCAAACAGCTTCTGTAATTGTTGGAACACTTGGCTATATAGCACCAG AGAATGCATACGCAACAAAGTTGACGGATAAATGTGATGTATACAGCTACGGAGTAATTCTGCTAGAGCTTCTTTGCAGAAAATTACCAGTGGATCCCAGTTTTGATGAGGGCTTAGACATTGTCTCGTGGGTAAGGACGACACTACATGGTTACAACCATCACTTTGGTTTCTTCGATGAAGAAATCAAGTACTGGGAGAGCGAGGAAAGGCAAGAAGCACTGGTGATGGTGGATCTTGCTTTACAATGCACTGAAATGAATCCAGATATCAGGCCCTCAATGAGAGATGTAGTAAGTTCCCTTCTTAAATTTCGAAGCAAATTCGAGAGTGTGTGA